A region of the Vicugna pacos unplaced genomic scaffold, VicPac4 scaffold_19, whole genome shotgun sequence genome:
aaaaaaagtttgaaaatcagatagtgcaagtcttccaacattgtttttcttgttcaaagttgttttggatttttgggatcctttgaatttttatatgaattatagaataagtttttaaatttcttacatcctgttctgccaaaattccacccatgtctttggccgtctccagagccacattttctgaagaagtctctctagatcccaggtgaaaggaatttctctttcgtctgtgctcaaatcacatttgatattatttgattccatttaatcatatttgcctgtatgtacttgtctgatctttccagccatttagtaaatctcaaaagattaggaatcttgacttgcttccctctgtgtgctgagaaactagttctatgctttgcaggagtgagccctgcagtaagaggtatctgcagcacacatctagctcattgcttgaatattgtcaaggaattctgcagatttagaattgtttattgattgttgtctccaagacggctcagtcttttttatttctattgctactgctgcagtttcaaagaacaatgggctagttattttgcaaatatcaaatcatactctaattgtgttgtcacgcaaattatgtgctgctgtgtcttaacaacctgcttagtgttcacaggctccttcactcatggaaaatttgggagaatgtcatatccttagagatagcaatgctgtctttggcgacctgagcagcagtatctgaattcactcctgctatttttccagtgtcccctctagacctcctccagccctccatggggggccctgcagttctgccctagaaaagcctgttgcttctcaggaagacatccctatgaaacataatcatgtccttcttgtggggacattcagtccagagacctgaaagcaggggaaaatgttcagcctgcttttggtagaacctaaattcttccatacttgttagaagcaatttcaatgaggaaactgttttggcatctaacaaatcagcataaatgactgatgaggaagatcagcttccccatcccactcagtcgtcatgttgatgtgacacacacattggcaaacattttcccctgtgagcaacgtaaagttcaagacgttatgaatggctttttatttttatttcttagtctttccacattcactgtgtctcgtgagattatatgaatcctgcttattttcagcccaacactaaactttttaaaaggatcacgtgtttaaaaggctagtggacaattttttagaagacagaaatccttagattttggtcccagagttgaatcttggttagtggtgaatgaaaattcccgttaaaattttaaattcagtgatataaagtcttaaaaatagttaaatattagtcaatttcattaaacactataagagttatttacctttaagcctgtttctggggcaattttgcaatgattccctccctttatcgattccctctttatcagaatccttgagaggcccctgtcatcattgtcagtatcatcattatcatcatggaactgattcttctggaagattctaggaaaataaagagatggacgggattatgtgtaggtcagtgtgtgcatgtacaataagaacagctgtcaggcatttgatgcaagatacccatttcatttaggggagaatgtggtcatgaaatcctgatgtggtgaatgaaggaagcggtgggaacaggatagtcaatgcaaaggaggaggaagtgagtgagttggagagcatagatccttggttagttgatcagcacattggtaagaatgaggggagtgtgatggcagaatcatgtccctccccggccacagggtagccacctgtgacatgttactgtacatggcaaaagggatgacagatattttaggattaaaaatcttagaggatttctgtctcctaaattgtctattagttagcctttaaacccatgatacattattatagattagtgcaggggcacaaataaaaaggattcatataatctcaccagacaaactgaatgtagaaaggataaggaagaaaaacaaaaagtcacttataagtgccttgaaccataaattgctcatgaggaaatgttacacaaggtgaatgtcacagccacatacatactgcctgagtgggatgggacaaggggatcctgagatgagacaatagggtgagtagtctggattgtccaggtgggctgaatgtaatcacaggggtccttaaaatggaggatatttcccagctgagtttaaaatcagagggaggtgtagcgatggagcaatgttcagaaaggctgctgaccatgaaaatggaggaagttgaggggcacaagctaaggaaggtgggtgacctctgtaaactggaaaaaaaaaaaaggaaacattctcttctagaccctctagaaggaaggaaccctgctggtatcttgaatttatcccaatgagaactgtgttggatctctgacatccacagccataagctgataagtctgtgctggtttaagctattaagcttatgggaatttgttacagtggtaataggaaaataacatagtgagcggtagtgtaagggattaaaggtctaggatggggtgtggagagaattctgacatttacacctaaaaaacaaccaggtgaagtgggaaggtgttttaaggaagacctacctggcagggctgtcaagcagactggagtgagcgaatccttggagttagaggaatcaattaaacctctacaaggaaaataagaaatacaatgtagcagggcttcagtgttagtagatgtaggaatggaaatgggcagagagatataaacattattttgaaattagctacaggtttgatgactgcatgtttgggagagttagccgatgtgtggactgaatgcatcccctcaaaatccatatgtcgaaacctcatctcccaggttgatgatataaggatgcggggcctttgggaggtgattagtaggataaaatgaggtcatgagagtattgccctcatgaatggtattagtgttcttatacagggccccaaagtgcttgcttctctctcctctctgggccatgaagatagtgggaagacagccatcttcgagctggcaatcctctcccagatacattgaccttgaaagcctcagcctccaaaccataaggaatatgctggttgtttaagccacccgacacatggtaatttgttacagaatcccagactgacgaagacagtggagaatgccactgcgtttggcactgattgcctggagaatgctgaaacccagggaagtgggcagcacagacgtttactcatttaatcctgccaacactgtaggggatagagtctacattttcctcgctatttaaaaggtaaggaaaaagaggcacaaataataacaatgacaatgacaacaacaacaacaacagcaacaataatttgtccaagattcacacagaactccctggagggagagtgagaattaatacttatgcaggctggccccagagcccctgctcataactactaagtcagatcaccttgcttatttagatcagttttttttcaactgtgatatgagtgtactgtgtccagtaacttataatttcaaaatacctcactgtaagggaaacattagttgcaggcattacaacccacagaaagctagacatacaaaaataacttgttagggcaagataaccaataatgtttttaaatattatacctgctgaccctttgcaataaagtgtttatttataattctgtctggctacagaataacatcataatcctgcatgtggctggtggctcccgtgttggacagcacgggtctagagaatttaaatgacttgcccagccttgcccaggaagctcgtggtgggatcagagctatagtctgggactgttccttcctatccaacaattccctcatggaagtttagaagcttctcctttggtgcccagctgtctatccgtacttatgacatcttgtcaggtgccccggcctgctcctgaacatcagccagaacccacttctgctcttttttggccaggtaataccttctagcaacttccattgccttcttggcatcagtttttacatggaagggtagtggctagagaaggaaatgtgtccacatgacaggtttttcataaatatagtaggagtggtcaagagaagaaaacctcaggaatacgagtggaagcaggtcatttaatataccaaatgcgtactttcaatgtatgtttgtgtttccgagtccacgcttgttctactcgtgcattataggccaacacatcaggagacaaggatttggggcaagaaatagcggctttaatttgtaaagccagcggagaagatggtagaccaatgtcctggagaaccatcatcccaagtcagaattcaggctcttcttatattaaaaaggggaagcgggaatgcttggttgttgcaaacttggtgtatgaattctttgttgttagaatcctttgtttttgcagctcttcacctgggtcagatccgtgtaaacctccaacaagcaaatgttattttctattctgtatcttgttatctttatacgaatggaaaagtgataatatccttcaaagtcagagccttgagaatagggtctcctgtatatttcaggatctaggcaacattgtttcacaaaaggtgcagaaacagcaagactaagcctaggaaacagggcacatgtttaaagtcaaaggaacagatctaatatggagtcagatttgttctttcctatttcagtagtgccatggagaaggcactgtgggcagctttctgtagggtcctggaggctttctctctcagcctctgtgcgcctctattgaaaacccgtcatcgctatctggcctgctggaaaaccagtccgcctgttttgccctgaagttgtgttctgtttataactcatctctactccttggaaaacaactcaataaaactcagttggtttcccaccagccctgagcaggggtgagggatagcatgttattattttattaaaaaaatatataaaagagttttaaaacagcactgggcacataggagagagacaatcaatgcttcctggcttaaatcgaaaatgatgactcagtgagtctatggctgctgtatttgctgagctagttactcctttgctccattacacatttattttaactgaaaaagaaatatatgcatatggttaaaaaaattcaaacagagcaaaaaatactcaagtgaaagaagttttccctcatcctctgttcttacatgcctccctggagatgccaatgtttacaatcctttgtgtgcttttccagatatgctatgcaagttcccaccaatgtatgtaaattcctttaaagttttacttatttttaactttaagggatttaaatcctcaagtggcttctgccacagtaatagaaaagaagaaatctgactccatattagatctgttcctttgactttaaccctgtgctctgtctcctaggcttcttcttgcttgtaaaacaatgttgcctagagcctaaaatatacaggagagcctattctgaaggctctgacctttaagggtatttaacacttttccaatcatataaagataacacgttgcagaatagaaaataacgtttgttttgttggaggtttacagggatctgacccagggagatagctgcaagaacaaaggattctaacaagaaggaattcctacaccaagaagtttgcaaaaaccaagcacataggaaagcagcctgaattctgacttgaggagatggttttccaggacattagtttgccatctaggtctacagaaacttgctattccatgccccaacacttggtctcccaacttactggcctgtcctgcactgaggagaatgaatttggactcaataacacttctacctacctagcaagttggacactgggactgagggcagctctcccacacacaggggcctacggtgagcccttgattattccccgaggttggggtgtggtttacccaggagggatggggactctacaccaacactcaggcagtctgctccttctggggctctgacattttacctcccgctccctgccagcccaacatttgggacagtggagctaaggcagagatcatgcctgcctgtttcccagcgtgtaaaaggggaatatgtactcttcccaaggtagttctgagaaacaacacctgcgggtgcttggttccctgagcaacagtaaacctagctccttgtgggggcaacgggtatgatacccgtagggtttctgcagagaccttagctggagggctgggccagggacgtaaaatatgagctgtgggcaatgacgggtaagagaagggtgtataggcaggactgctgcctccttcggggtgccacaagaggtaaaacgctttctccccatctctgttactcccctcccaattccagataactgccttccctctgctcctcctgtccatgtgtctccctccacttttccccgcctcccctcctcctcccctattctccctccctcggttccccttctctctcaggacccagagcggatcgctggccctcctgcgcatgcgcagttgctgccagctggaccgcgggttggaagctccagctccgagctggggatcggccccaatggcttctcagctctgtcgccctgtaggcctttggctactgcctggggccggggcctctggctgtggaagtgcaaggtgaggggatatcgggaaaggggtgaggcggctgcgggagggcggtcggcgtgtcacagccccccagggcgccagtcagcgtgtgttcagctggattgcttgggccagacccctctgcccgcgccacctgccccggcgcaccggccacagctgcccagggccaggtgtgcccctgccgcctcttgacccagccgggctcccctcagtccgcggctggcatccgcttcccctctcccgcccgcgagtcctcccctcccgggcttcctctcctaggccgccgacccgtccccaccactgggcgggctgtgtcccgggcgggcggggtctgcacacccggacggggcgggcggcttgggctggggctggggctggcctccgagcggggctgcagcccgcgtcccccaccccgctctccctgccccgcgaccccggggctgccttcctctccctttcccgatccctgaggtccagattagcggcgtgggcgctgctccccaggctgagagcccgcggctgtaactcccagcttctcctggtggagtcgggaaaagggagcggcagtgctgagggagcttctgtctccttgatcaggatttctgccccagataag
Encoded here:
- the LOC140692918 gene encoding uncharacterized protein, with the protein product MVFQDISLPSRSTETCYSMPQHLVSQLTGLSCTEENEFGLNNTSTYLASWTLGLRAALPHTGAYDNCLPSAPPVHVSPSTFPRLPSSSPILPPSVPLLSQDPERIAGPPAHAQLLPAGPRVGSSSSELGIGPNGFSALSPCRPLATAWGRGLWLWKCKEQHNLRRWRPRDIALLKSSWQNLLYKNFSLIQS